The following proteins come from a genomic window of Pyxidicoccus sp. MSG2:
- a CDS encoding DHH family phosphoesterase produces MNVQVLFHDSCFDGAASAAVFSRFYRERLRPDAAFRYLGLAHKPGAEGIDPAVFTGEENVIVDFRYSQDSRLTWWFDHHVSAFQQPGDEDHFRADTSGRKFHDAHRKSCTKYLADVARERFGWDASPLAELIHWAEIIDGAQFPTPQMAVALEEPALRIMTVLESNKDPALIPEVIRRMQSESLAAIAASPLIATPLAPLLERHRGHIDLVRAKARYERGVVFFDLVDEGVDSLNKFIAYALYPDARYTLWVGKGASRAKVSLGSNPWKPELRQHDLAAIAGRYGGGGHPVVAAASFKADQADKARAAYAEILAELSTAG; encoded by the coding sequence ATGAACGTCCAGGTCCTCTTCCACGACAGCTGCTTCGACGGCGCCGCCAGCGCGGCCGTCTTCTCGCGCTTCTACCGGGAGCGTCTCCGCCCGGACGCGGCCTTCCGGTACCTGGGGCTCGCGCACAAGCCGGGGGCGGAGGGCATCGACCCGGCCGTCTTCACCGGCGAGGAGAACGTCATCGTCGACTTCCGCTACAGCCAGGACTCGCGGCTGACGTGGTGGTTCGACCACCACGTCTCGGCCTTCCAGCAGCCCGGTGACGAGGACCACTTCCGCGCGGACACCAGCGGCCGCAAGTTCCACGACGCGCACCGCAAGAGCTGCACGAAGTACCTCGCGGACGTGGCGCGCGAGCGCTTCGGCTGGGATGCCTCGCCCCTGGCGGAGCTCATCCACTGGGCGGAAATCATCGACGGCGCGCAGTTCCCCACGCCGCAGATGGCGGTGGCCCTGGAGGAGCCCGCGCTGCGCATCATGACGGTGCTGGAGTCCAACAAGGACCCGGCCCTCATCCCCGAGGTCATCCGCCGCATGCAGTCCGAGTCGCTCGCGGCCATCGCCGCCTCGCCGCTCATCGCCACGCCACTGGCCCCGCTGCTGGAGCGCCACCGCGGCCACATCGACCTGGTGCGCGCGAAGGCCCGCTACGAGCGCGGCGTCGTCTTCTTCGACCTGGTGGACGAGGGCGTGGACAGCCTCAACAAGTTCATCGCCTACGCCCTCTACCCGGACGCGCGCTACACGCTGTGGGTGGGCAAGGGGGCCTCGCGCGCGAAGGTGTCGCTCGGCTCCAACCCGTGGAAGCCCGAGCTGCGCCAGCACGACCTGGCCGCCATCGCCGGCCGCTACGGCGGGGGCGGGCACCCCGTCGTCGCCGCCGCCAGCTTCAAGGCGGACCAGGCGGACAAGGCCCGCGCCGCGTACGCCGAAATCCTCGCGGAGCTATCCACCGCGGGCTGA
- a CDS encoding TolB family protein, producing MTRRVVVSAVCCALWVLTTGCGDECTDAFDCRADNGPPDEGQQWTCNSDNECEQRPLEQPSGEDAGTGQEDAGVYLDAGTDAGTDVDAGTDAGTDVDAGTDAGSMSVPKGEACVSSADCLPGLRCEGTPSLCQAMHLAVTATMDADGGYAALVMRYDTPGMVPLTDADTSSRYPRWGRGGSRIAFAQDAVETGKNSGNIAGELVVRDIPLVANQATVLADGGTGNTESFRYMEWEPGTAILYVRRTGSSTSGISAVATSDGAVKSATEAGTFPDWASDGTTFAFSTATLGLSTSTLSGSPSPIANSGATAEQPLYNRVNDQLLFLRTDAAKPEGFDTSLFVVPVSSGTVQTIADFTTEPVTEPAPGGSVDSYVANPAWAPDGSLVAYVRAYFSNRTGSSAPELCGNPSATLCPNRPGNIIFVRRINTQNGSGAAAEASFVEGGTLPSFSPDGRFLAYVKGGQLYVQQIDPATGLPAQGVDAIVHPKGGYTLQTGAGDDHRPRWQPR from the coding sequence ATGACCAGACGTGTGGTTGTCAGCGCGGTGTGCTGCGCGCTGTGGGTGCTCACGACGGGCTGCGGGGATGAGTGTACCGACGCGTTCGACTGCCGCGCCGACAACGGGCCGCCTGATGAAGGGCAGCAGTGGACCTGCAACTCTGACAACGAGTGTGAGCAGCGCCCCCTGGAGCAGCCTTCCGGTGAGGATGCGGGCACGGGACAAGAGGACGCGGGCGTGTACCTGGATGCCGGCACCGACGCGGGCACGGACGTGGACGCTGGCACCGACGCGGGCACGGACGTGGACGCCGGCACCGACGCGGGCAGCATGAGCGTGCCCAAGGGCGAGGCCTGTGTCTCGTCCGCTGACTGCCTGCCGGGCCTGCGCTGCGAGGGAACTCCGTCCCTGTGCCAGGCCATGCACCTGGCTGTCACCGCCACGATGGATGCGGACGGGGGCTATGCGGCCCTGGTCATGCGCTACGACACGCCCGGAATGGTCCCGCTGACGGACGCCGATACGAGCAGCCGCTACCCGCGCTGGGGGCGGGGAGGCTCGCGGATTGCGTTCGCCCAGGATGCGGTCGAGACGGGCAAGAACTCTGGAAATATCGCGGGTGAGCTGGTCGTGCGCGACATCCCGCTCGTCGCGAACCAGGCGACGGTGCTCGCGGATGGTGGCACCGGCAACACCGAGAGTTTCCGCTACATGGAGTGGGAGCCGGGCACCGCCATCCTCTACGTCCGTAGGACTGGCAGCAGCACGTCGGGCATCTCGGCGGTGGCGACGAGCGATGGCGCGGTGAAGTCGGCGACGGAGGCCGGAACGTTCCCGGATTGGGCCAGTGACGGAACGACGTTCGCGTTCAGCACGGCCACCCTGGGCCTGTCGACGTCCACGTTGAGTGGCTCGCCTTCACCCATCGCCAACTCCGGTGCTACCGCGGAGCAGCCGCTCTACAACCGGGTCAACGACCAGTTGCTCTTCCTCAGGACGGATGCGGCGAAGCCCGAGGGCTTCGACACCTCGCTCTTCGTGGTTCCCGTCTCCAGCGGCACGGTGCAGACGATTGCGGACTTCACCACCGAGCCCGTCACCGAGCCCGCGCCGGGAGGGTCCGTCGACTCGTACGTCGCCAATCCCGCCTGGGCGCCGGATGGCTCGCTGGTCGCCTACGTGCGGGCCTACTTCTCCAACCGGACCGGGTCCTCCGCACCGGAGCTCTGTGGGAATCCCTCGGCCACGCTGTGCCCGAACCGGCCCGGCAACATCATCTTCGTCCGTCGCATCAACACCCAGAACGGTTCTGGCGCGGCGGCCGAGGCATCCTTCGTCGAAGGTGGCACGCTCCCGTCCTTCTCACCGGATGGCCGCTTCCTGGCCTACGTGAAGGGTGGGCAGCTCTACGTCCAGCAGATAGACCCGGCCACGGGACTGCCGGCTCAGGGCGTGGACGCCATCGTCCATCCGAAGGGCGGCTACACCCTCCAGACCGGCGCTGGCGACGACCACCGTCCGCGCTGGCAGCCCAGGTAG
- a CDS encoding TatD family hydrolase, whose translation MIDTHCHLDATRFDLDRAEVLERAWAAGLHGIVIPGVGPHDWELLLELSRQDARLQVGLGIHPQLLPEMPPEEDEAVLEHLDALLSKGGAAAVGECGLDGPSIPGASLERQVAVLRRHLSLARKYGLPVLMHCHRLHPALIELLKQEEMPEAGVLMHSYSGGVDLARFYLQKGCHFSFAGPVTWAEARKPLDALRAIPLERLMAETDAPDQAPTPHRGQRSEPGYLPHIIEGMARVRGEPVEVVAQQTTENARRLFREAFPLPSR comes from the coding sequence ATGATCGACACCCATTGCCACCTGGATGCGACGCGCTTCGACCTTGACCGCGCCGAGGTGCTGGAGCGCGCCTGGGCCGCGGGCCTCCACGGCATCGTGATTCCCGGCGTCGGCCCGCATGACTGGGAGCTCCTGCTCGAGCTGTCGCGACAGGACGCGCGGCTTCAAGTCGGCCTGGGCATCCACCCGCAGCTGCTGCCGGAGATGCCTCCCGAGGAGGACGAGGCCGTGCTCGAACACCTCGACGCGCTGCTCTCCAAAGGCGGAGCGGCGGCCGTGGGCGAGTGTGGCCTGGACGGCCCCTCCATCCCCGGTGCGTCGCTGGAGCGGCAGGTGGCGGTGCTGCGACGGCACCTGTCGCTCGCGCGCAAGTACGGGCTGCCGGTGCTGATGCACTGCCACCGGCTGCACCCCGCGCTCATCGAGTTGCTCAAGCAGGAGGAGATGCCCGAGGCGGGCGTGCTCATGCACAGCTACAGCGGCGGCGTGGACCTGGCGCGCTTCTACCTCCAGAAGGGCTGCCACTTCTCCTTCGCCGGCCCCGTCACGTGGGCGGAGGCGCGCAAGCCGCTGGATGCGCTGCGGGCCATCCCCCTGGAGCGGCTGATGGCGGAGACGGACGCGCCGGACCAGGCGCCCACGCCCCACCGGGGACAGCGCTCCGAGCCCGGCTACCTGCCCCACATCATCGAAGGCATGGCCCGCGTCCGGGGAGAGCCTGTCGAGGTGGTCGCCCAGCAGACGACCGAGAACGCGCGTAGGCTGTTCCGGGAAGCTTTCCCCCTGCCTTCGCGGTAG
- a CDS encoding tRNA threonylcarbamoyladenosine dehydratase, which translates to MNPQPLPSNLPETETPPAAAPATQAKGDTSLARPFKLSRRFDRTGRLLGDNAMERLANARVVVFGLGGVGSYAAEGLVRSGIGHLTLVDHDDVCVTNTNRQLHATVKSVGKSKAELMGQRCQDINPQAKVEAVREFYREEVAEQMLQAGQYDFVVDAIDNVKAKLHLLHRCVTLGLPVVSSMGAAGRLDPTAIRVEDLSETHMDPFAKDIRKLLKRKYAVETDRHTGITAVYSIEARRMPVTLQYDDATDGFLCVCPQDNDFHTCDHRTQIDGSVAFVTSCFGMNAAGVVVRRLASAR; encoded by the coding sequence ATGAACCCGCAGCCGCTCCCGTCCAACCTCCCCGAGACCGAGACTCCGCCCGCCGCCGCCCCGGCCACCCAGGCGAAGGGGGACACCTCGCTCGCCCGCCCCTTCAAGCTCTCCCGGCGCTTCGACCGGACCGGCCGGCTGCTGGGCGACAACGCGATGGAGCGGCTGGCCAACGCGCGCGTGGTGGTGTTCGGCCTGGGCGGCGTGGGCAGCTACGCGGCCGAGGGGCTCGTGCGCAGCGGCATCGGGCACCTGACGCTGGTGGACCATGACGACGTCTGCGTCACCAACACCAACCGCCAGCTCCACGCGACGGTGAAGAGCGTGGGCAAGAGCAAGGCGGAGCTGATGGGCCAGCGCTGCCAGGACATCAATCCGCAGGCGAAGGTGGAAGCGGTGCGCGAGTTCTACCGCGAAGAGGTGGCCGAGCAGATGCTGCAGGCCGGCCAGTACGACTTCGTGGTGGACGCCATCGACAACGTGAAGGCGAAGCTGCACCTGCTGCACCGCTGCGTGACGCTGGGCCTTCCGGTGGTCAGCTCCATGGGCGCCGCGGGCCGGCTGGACCCCACGGCCATCCGCGTGGAGGACCTGTCCGAGACGCACATGGACCCGTTCGCCAAGGACATCCGCAAGCTGCTCAAGCGCAAGTACGCCGTGGAGACGGACCGGCACACCGGCATCACCGCCGTCTACTCCATCGAGGCGCGGCGCATGCCGGTGACGCTCCAGTACGACGACGCCACCGACGGCTTCCTGTGCGTGTGCCCGCAGGACAATGACTTCCACACCTGCGACCACCGCACGCAGATTGACGGCAGCGTGGCCTTCGTCACGTCGTGCTTCGGCATGAATGCAGCCGGCGTGGTGGTGCGGCGGCTGGCCTCGGCGCGGTAG
- a CDS encoding PD-(D/E)XK nuclease family protein has translation MRRPTLSNDFSWSKSRHEKFSECLRAYYLYYYRSWGGWEADAAKDVRELYVLKKLANRFSWAGSVVHESIKDVLLDWQAGRVVDPATVEARARKLMQDDFRHSRGKAYWNQKYRKQFTGLVEHEYGDGVPDEAWKQNWETVRSALAWFFASRWPEIARGLKPQQWLEVDAGFDFAHFTLDGIKVFAIPDFAFVDAEGTTVVVDWKTGKARDGYDEQVLGYALYVSQRYRVPVEKVRASLVYLNEGKEQDVTVDPAAMESFRRHFDGSVARMRALLKDVATNTPLDASAFPQTEDVASCARCVFRRPCGREAAVAELQAQRQQQVA, from the coding sequence ATGCGGCGTCCCACCCTCAGCAACGACTTCTCCTGGTCCAAGAGCCGCCACGAGAAGTTCTCCGAGTGCCTCCGGGCATATTACCTCTACTACTACCGCTCCTGGGGCGGGTGGGAGGCGGACGCGGCGAAGGACGTGCGGGAGCTGTACGTGCTGAAGAAGCTGGCCAACCGCTTCAGTTGGGCGGGCAGCGTGGTGCACGAGAGCATCAAGGACGTGCTGCTCGACTGGCAGGCGGGGCGCGTGGTGGACCCGGCGACGGTGGAGGCGCGGGCGCGCAAGCTGATGCAGGACGACTTCCGGCACTCGCGCGGGAAGGCGTACTGGAACCAGAAGTACCGCAAGCAGTTCACCGGCCTGGTGGAGCACGAGTACGGCGACGGGGTGCCGGACGAGGCGTGGAAGCAGAACTGGGAGACGGTGCGCAGTGCGCTCGCGTGGTTCTTCGCGTCGCGCTGGCCGGAGATTGCGCGGGGCCTGAAGCCGCAGCAGTGGCTGGAGGTGGATGCCGGCTTCGACTTCGCGCACTTCACCCTGGACGGCATCAAGGTCTTCGCGATTCCCGACTTCGCCTTCGTGGACGCGGAAGGCACCACGGTGGTGGTGGACTGGAAGACGGGCAAGGCGCGGGACGGGTACGACGAGCAGGTGCTCGGCTACGCGCTCTACGTGTCGCAGCGCTACCGCGTCCCGGTGGAGAAGGTGCGCGCCTCGCTGGTGTACCTCAACGAGGGCAAGGAGCAGGACGTGACGGTGGACCCGGCGGCGATGGAGTCCTTCCGCCGCCACTTCGATGGGAGCGTGGCGAGGATGCGCGCGCTCCTGAAGGACGTGGCCACCAACACGCCGCTGGACGCGTCCGCCTTCCCGCAAACGGAGGACGTGGCCTCCTGCGCGCGCTGCGTGTTCCGCCGCCCCTGTGGGCGCGAGGCCGCCGTGGCGGAGCTCCAGGCCCAGCGCCAGCAGCAGGTGGCCTGA
- a CDS encoding SDR family oxidoreductase codes for MKTQPLKGRTVLIAGASAGIGRAAAKRYAAAGADVVLAARRQAELEEAAREVASLGVRALPVRCDVTRGEDVDHLVRETEAAFGGLDVLVNNAGQGLYGPLEAISEAQLRQVFELNVFGLWRMTRAALPLLRKRPGAQVVNVSSVLGHRGLPMLGGYCASKAAVNAMTESLRAELAAEGIRVLLVSPGLTESEFRENRLHAEGWKQDAIPLKAMSAEEVATAMVRASLRGNRDTVLTLPGRVMVLANRLMPGLFDRVARRLAADASQPKKEP; via the coding sequence ATGAAGACCCAACCCTTGAAGGGCCGGACGGTCCTCATTGCCGGGGCTTCCGCGGGCATCGGGCGGGCGGCGGCGAAGCGGTATGCGGCGGCCGGGGCCGACGTGGTGCTGGCGGCGCGGCGGCAGGCGGAGCTGGAGGAAGCGGCCCGTGAAGTGGCGTCACTCGGAGTGAGGGCACTGCCGGTGCGGTGCGACGTGACTCGCGGCGAGGACGTGGATCACCTGGTGCGCGAAACGGAGGCCGCCTTCGGGGGGCTGGACGTGCTCGTCAACAACGCGGGCCAGGGGCTCTACGGGCCGCTGGAGGCGATCAGCGAGGCGCAGCTGCGGCAGGTCTTCGAGCTGAACGTGTTCGGGCTGTGGCGGATGACTCGTGCGGCGCTGCCGCTGTTGCGCAAGCGCCCGGGGGCGCAGGTGGTCAACGTCAGCTCGGTGCTGGGCCACCGGGGCCTGCCCATGCTGGGCGGCTACTGCGCGTCCAAGGCCGCCGTGAATGCGATGACCGAGTCGCTCCGCGCCGAGCTGGCCGCCGAGGGCATCCGCGTGCTGCTCGTCTCGCCCGGCCTCACCGAGAGCGAGTTCCGGGAGAATCGCCTGCACGCGGAGGGCTGGAAGCAGGACGCCATTCCGCTGAAGGCCATGTCCGCCGAGGAGGTCGCCACCGCCATGGTGCGCGCCAGCCTGCGCGGGAACCGCGACACCGTGCTCACCCTCCCCGGCCGCGTCATGGTGCTGGCCAACCGACTGATGCCCGGCCTGTTCGACCGCGTCGCCCGACGCCTGGCCGCCGATGCAAGTCAGCCGAAGAAGGAACCATGA
- the mutY gene encoding A/G-specific adenine glycosylase: MSLRGPRTKRAGSEQAPASDVPLDATGPKPRAKGKVSARSPGAVEDSAPSFTATPARRAKRTASAAPIAVPGPEHLASVRGPLLGWYDRNKRDLPWRRTRDPYAIWLSEVMLQQTQVSTVIPYWERFLARFPTALALAAAPLDDVLAGWKGLGYYSRARNLHRAAQEVVSRFGGRLPATAEELLTLPGFGRYTAGAVASIAFSEEAPLVDGNVARVLSRLFEVEGLPGDREREATLWALATALVKGERPGDFNQALMEHGATVCRPESPLCLLCPVRDACLAFRKGRVDELPPAKVRAAPKKLTLALAVWPHAGTLLFARRADAGLFGGLWELPAAEVDEDLPAADATSRLAAALGTEVKLEGALGTVKRQLTHRDLTLRLLRVSGPQRPTLTPAFQELRWCTPTEASALGMSTAMQRALDAALASGVLRGE, encoded by the coding sequence ATGAGTCTCCGCGGTCCCCGTACGAAGCGGGCCGGGTCCGAGCAGGCCCCGGCTTCCGATGTGCCTCTCGACGCCACGGGTCCGAAGCCGCGCGCGAAGGGCAAGGTGTCCGCGCGGAGCCCGGGCGCCGTGGAGGACAGCGCCCCGTCTTTCACTGCGACTCCGGCCCGCCGCGCGAAGCGCACCGCGTCCGCCGCGCCCATCGCCGTGCCGGGCCCCGAGCACCTCGCTTCCGTGCGCGGCCCGCTGCTCGGCTGGTACGACCGCAACAAGCGTGATTTGCCGTGGCGACGCACGAGGGACCCGTATGCCATCTGGCTGAGCGAGGTCATGCTCCAGCAGACGCAGGTGTCGACGGTGATTCCCTATTGGGAGCGCTTCCTCGCGCGCTTCCCCACTGCGCTCGCGCTGGCCGCCGCGCCGCTGGACGACGTGCTCGCCGGGTGGAAGGGGCTGGGCTACTACAGCCGCGCTCGCAACCTGCACCGCGCCGCGCAGGAGGTGGTGTCGCGCTTCGGCGGCCGGCTGCCCGCCACCGCCGAAGAGTTGCTCACCCTGCCCGGCTTCGGCCGCTACACCGCGGGCGCGGTGGCCTCCATCGCCTTCAGCGAGGAAGCGCCCCTCGTCGACGGAAACGTCGCCCGCGTGCTGTCGCGCCTCTTCGAGGTGGAAGGCCTCCCCGGAGACCGCGAGCGCGAAGCCACGCTGTGGGCCCTCGCCACCGCGCTGGTGAAGGGCGAGCGGCCCGGCGACTTCAACCAGGCCCTCATGGAGCACGGCGCCACCGTGTGCCGTCCGGAGAGCCCGCTGTGCCTGCTGTGCCCCGTGCGCGATGCGTGCCTCGCCTTCCGCAAGGGCCGTGTGGATGAGTTGCCTCCCGCCAAGGTGCGCGCCGCACCCAAGAAGCTGACGCTGGCCCTCGCGGTGTGGCCACACGCGGGCACCCTCCTCTTCGCCCGCCGCGCGGACGCGGGCCTCTTCGGCGGCCTGTGGGAACTGCCCGCCGCCGAGGTGGACGAAGACCTTCCGGCCGCCGACGCCACCTCGCGGCTCGCGGCGGCGCTGGGCACGGAGGTGAAGCTCGAAGGGGCGCTCGGCACGGTGAAGCGACAGCTCACCCACCGCGACCTCACGCTGCGCCTGCTCCGCGTGTCCGGCCCCCAGCGCCCCACGCTCACGCCCGCCTTCCAGGAGCTGCGCTGGTGCACTCCCACCGAGGCCTCCGCGCTCGGCATGAGCACCGCCATGCAGCGCGCGCTGGATGCCGCGCTCGCCTCGGGCGTGCTGCGCGGGGAGTGA
- a CDS encoding DUF2934 domain-containing protein, with translation MARNTANKQTPHTPASMPARSTNTEPMASSPRNSPTHEQISRRAYEIFLARGGTPGNPEHDWFQAERELRLGRQ, from the coding sequence ATGGCACGCAATACCGCCAACAAGCAGACCCCCCACACGCCGGCGAGCATGCCCGCGCGCTCCACGAACACGGAGCCCATGGCTTCGTCGCCCCGCAACAGCCCCACCCACGAGCAGATTTCGCGACGGGCCTACGAAATCTTCCTCGCCCGCGGTGGCACGCCCGGCAACCCCGAGCACGACTGGTTCCAGGCGGAGCGCGAGCTGCGCCTCGGCCGCCAGTAG